In one bacterium genomic region, the following are encoded:
- a CDS encoding lysophospholipid acyltransferase family protein — translation MKEKSKLSFWDRILFFVAEYILPFLIRFLGMTWGVKIYGMENYVRKGALFVFWHEHILPLSYVFRGRGIKVLISESRDGEIIARAVRRLGFGVIRGSSTRGGTKALTRILAELKAGNVVAITPDGPRGPRRKVKPGVALAAVRSGASVVAFWAEAKPHKRLNSWDRFLIPLPFARVNIYIGKPVKYLKENDLDYICAEIENMLNKLGQK, via the coding sequence ATGAAAGAGAAAAGTAAACTTTCGTTTTGGGACAGGATTTTATTTTTTGTAGCTGAGTATATCCTGCCTTTTTTGATACGCTTTCTGGGAATGACCTGGGGCGTGAAGATTTATGGTATGGAAAATTATGTGCGTAAGGGGGCTTTGTTCGTTTTCTGGCATGAACACATTCTGCCGCTTTCTTATGTGTTTCGAGGTCGGGGAATAAAGGTATTGATTAGTGAGTCCCGAGATGGCGAGATTATAGCAAGGGCTGTTCGGAGACTCGGTTTTGGAGTTATTCGTGGTTCGTCCACAAGAGGTGGCACCAAGGCACTTACGAGAATATTGGCGGAGCTTAAGGCAGGCAATGTTGTTGCGATAACCCCTGATGGTCCAAGAGGTCCTCGACGAAAAGTGAAACCGGGGGTGGCATTGGCAGCGGTTAGAAGCGGCGCGAGTGTGGTTGCATTTTGGGCTGAGGCGAAACCACACAAAAGGCTTAATAGCTGGGACAGATTTCTGATACCATTACCATTCGCCAGGGTGAATATATATATTGGAAAACCAGTAAAATATCTTAAGGAGAATGATTTAGACTATATATGTGCCGAAATTGAAAATATGCTTAATAAACTTGGACAAAAGTAA